The Spirulina subsalsa PCC 9445 region GTGGGTTTTTTCGGGGGGTGGGTTAGGTGGGGAGGAGGTAGAGGCCGGGTAGGGTATATCAAAAAAATATCTCCGATCCTAACAGACCCCTCCTTAACCCGTCAATCCCCCAATTTATCCAAATCAAGTATCACCCCCTCCCCCTTAGATCGGTGAATAGAGCGATCGCCCCCTAAAAATAGACCAGCCACAACCCAAAACCCTACCCCAACCCCAAAATTCACCCCATCAAACCCCAAAAGTAAACTTATTCAAAGAATTTTAAAAATCTTCAAAGGATTGTAAACTTTAATGAGACTCAATATTCATAACTCACCCCCTATTAGGGTTTTGCCCCTCTTGATGATAGGGGCGATCGCCCTAGACTCCCATCCATGACAAGCCTCAGAAATTTAGCTACAATCCCCACAGCACCACCCCCAACCCAGATCCACCAATGGTTAGTTAAAAACTAGACCTACCCCGCTCAATCTATGCCAGTAATCCCCGTACAAACAAAAGCCCAAGTCCTCGCTCTCCTTCAAGAACATCACCAAACATTACACAACTTTGGCGTTAAACGTTGTGGCATCTTTGGTTCATTTGTCCACGACCATGCAATTCACCCCCAAAGTGATGTTGATATCTTAGTCACCTTTGAACCAAACCAAAAAACCTTTGATAACTTCATCCACTTATCTTTTTTCCTAGAAGATATTTTTGGTAGATCCGTCGATCTCATCACCATTGAATCCTTAAGTCCTTATATCGGGCCACACATTTTAAATGAGGTTGAATATGTCCCCATCGGCTCGTGAATACCTACAACACATCTTGGATGAAACAACATACATGATGACAAACTCTGTTGATTTAGATAAAACAGAATTTCTGCAAAATGAAACCATAAAACGTGCCTATGTTCGCAGCATTGAAGTCATTGGCGAAGCCGTCAAACAATTGCCGGATGAATTGCGTCAAAAATATGATGCTATTGAATGGCGGGCTATGGCTGGGATGCGCGATCGATTAATTCATCATTATTTTGGTGTAGACTATGAAATTGTTTGGGATGTTGTCATCAATAAAATTCCTCAACTAGACACCAATATTAGGCTGATTCTTCAGGAATTAAAAAAATAGAAAAATTCACATCAGGCTCTGTTCTACTCAGTTTCGACATTTGCCCGATGGGGCGATCGCCCCCTAAAAATAGACCAGCCACAACCCAAAACCTTACCCCAACCCCAAAATTCACCCCATCAAACCCCAAAAGTAA contains the following coding sequences:
- a CDS encoding nucleotidyltransferase family protein, yielding MPVIPVQTKAQVLALLQEHHQTLHNFGVKRCGIFGSFVHDHAIHPQSDVDILVTFEPNQKTFDNFIHLSFFLEDIFGRSVDLITIESLSPYIGPHILNEVEYVPIGS
- a CDS encoding DUF86 domain-containing protein; the protein is MSPSAREYLQHILDETTYMMTNSVDLDKTEFLQNETIKRAYVRSIEVIGEAVKQLPDELRQKYDAIEWRAMAGMRDRLIHHYFGVDYEIVWDVVINKIPQLDTNIRLILQELKK